A genomic segment from Bradyrhizobium sp. CB1015 encodes:
- a CDS encoding phosphopentomutase: protein MRALILVMDSVGIGAAPDAVNYGDEGADTVGHIADACMAGRANSPQREGPLCLPNLVALGLGEACRLATGRVPPGLDGRVQHVRYGCASEISRGKDTPSGHWEIAGVPVAFDWGYFPKVQPCFPRALVEQLCEQAGLPGILGNRHASGTDIIAESGERHMRSGEPICYTSADSVFQIAAHEETFGLDRLYEVCTVARRLVDPLNIGRVIARPFVGTSANNFKRSSHRRDFSVPPPERSILDLAETAGRDIVTIGKIDDIFAHRGTGRNLRGDGNAALFDATLDGLTSLAEGGLLFANFIDFDTLYGHRRDVAGYAAALEAFDARLPELLSRLRSDDLLIITADHGCDPTWSGTDHTREQVPILAWAAQSTSPVGRRAGFADIGATVARHLDLPASLHGAYF from the coding sequence ATGCGTGCCCTGATCCTGGTGATGGATTCCGTCGGAATCGGCGCGGCGCCCGACGCTGTCAATTATGGCGACGAGGGTGCTGACACTGTCGGCCACATTGCGGATGCGTGCATGGCCGGGCGTGCCAATAGTCCGCAACGGGAGGGCCCGCTGTGCCTGCCCAATCTCGTGGCGCTGGGACTGGGTGAGGCCTGCCGCCTTGCGACGGGGCGCGTCCCGCCCGGGCTCGACGGCCGGGTTCAACATGTGCGCTATGGCTGCGCCAGCGAGATATCGAGGGGCAAGGACACGCCATCCGGCCATTGGGAGATCGCCGGCGTGCCTGTCGCGTTCGACTGGGGCTATTTTCCCAAGGTCCAACCCTGCTTCCCGCGCGCTCTCGTGGAGCAGCTGTGCGAACAAGCCGGACTGCCCGGCATCCTCGGCAATCGCCACGCTTCCGGCACCGACATCATCGCCGAATCTGGCGAGCGCCACATGCGCAGCGGCGAGCCGATCTGCTACACCTCGGCCGACAGCGTGTTCCAGATCGCGGCGCACGAGGAGACGTTCGGGCTCGATCGGCTCTATGAGGTCTGCACGGTCGCGAGGCGGCTGGTCGATCCCCTGAACATCGGCCGGGTCATTGCCCGTCCATTCGTCGGAACGAGCGCGAACAACTTCAAGCGCAGCTCGCACCGGCGCGATTTCTCCGTACCGCCGCCCGAGCGATCCATCCTCGACCTTGCAGAAACTGCCGGCCGCGACATCGTGACGATCGGCAAGATCGACGACATCTTCGCCCATCGCGGCACCGGGCGAAACCTGCGCGGCGACGGCAATGCGGCGCTTTTCGATGCCACGCTCGACGGGCTGACAAGCCTTGCAGAAGGCGGGCTTTTGTTCGCGAACTTCATCGATTTCGACACGCTCTACGGCCACCGTCGCGACGTCGCCGGCTACGCAGCGGCGCTCGAAGCCTTCGACGCCCGCCTCCCCGAACTGCTGAGCCGGCTGCGAAGCGACGATCTCCTCATCATCACCGCCGATCATGGCTGCGATCCGACCTGGAGCGGCACCGATCACACGCGCGAGCAGGTCCCGATCCTCGCGTGGGCCGCACAGTCAACGTCTCCGGTGGGCCGACGCGCCGGCTTTGCCGACATCGGGGCGACCGTTGCAAGACATCTCGACCTGCCGGCGTCACTTCATGGGGCGTATTTCTAG